Proteins co-encoded in one Medicago truncatula cultivar Jemalong A17 chromosome 8, MtrunA17r5.0-ANR, whole genome shotgun sequence genomic window:
- the LOC25502409 gene encoding uncharacterized protein isoform X1, with protein sequence MVEFSVSNARYTYVHDQENPSQNADMHHIVLRRSGSKYFFVYASALLVLACAIYLCFLEEKSISLVYYSLFFDIFLVKLLLRKAVNKESVVIMPGFGVQLETHYMSGEVIRSFVPVDKILKPVLLECVTPVTCYWTLSLIVCDESEMVLVFKNMRPPIKMLVHVWKALCAATDNKEETCTVQSR encoded by the exons ATGGTTGAGTTCTCAGTAAGTAATGCTAGATATACTTATGTGCATGACCAGGAAAATCCCTCTCAAAATGCTGACATGCACCATATAGTTCTGAGGAGGAGtggttcaaaatatttttttgtgtatGCCTCAGCACTTCTTGTCTTAGCATGTGCAATCTATCTGTGTTTTCTTGAG GAAAAATCGATCAGTCTTGTGTATTACAGCTTGTTTTTTGACATATTTCTTGTCAAGTTGTTACTTCGGAAGGCTGTTAATAAAG AGTCTGTTGTGATTATGCcgggttttggagtacaacttgAGACTCACTATATGAG TGGAGAAGTCATCCGAAGCTTTGTCCCCGTTGACAAGATTCTAAAACCTGTTTTACTAGAATGTGTGACTCCGGTAACTTGCTACTGGACTCTATCCTTGATTGTTTGCGACGAGTCTGAAATGGTGTTAGTTTTCAAG AATATGAGACCACCAATTAAAATGCTAGTTCATGTTTGGAAGGCTTTGTGTGCTGCAACTGATAATAAAGAAGAGACTTGTACAGTGCAAAGTAGATGA
- the LOC25502409 gene encoding uncharacterized protein isoform X2, whose product MHHIVLRRSGSKYFFVYASALLVLACAIYLCFLEEKSISLVYYSLFFDIFLVKLLLRKAVNKESVVIMPGFGVQLETHYMSGEVIRSFVPVDKILKPVLLECVTPVTCYWTLSLIVCDESEMVLVFKNMRPPIKMLVHVWKALCAATDNKEETCTVQSR is encoded by the exons ATGCACCATATAGTTCTGAGGAGGAGtggttcaaaatatttttttgtgtatGCCTCAGCACTTCTTGTCTTAGCATGTGCAATCTATCTGTGTTTTCTTGAG GAAAAATCGATCAGTCTTGTGTATTACAGCTTGTTTTTTGACATATTTCTTGTCAAGTTGTTACTTCGGAAGGCTGTTAATAAAG AGTCTGTTGTGATTATGCcgggttttggagtacaacttgAGACTCACTATATGAG TGGAGAAGTCATCCGAAGCTTTGTCCCCGTTGACAAGATTCTAAAACCTGTTTTACTAGAATGTGTGACTCCGGTAACTTGCTACTGGACTCTATCCTTGATTGTTTGCGACGAGTCTGAAATGGTGTTAGTTTTCAAG AATATGAGACCACCAATTAAAATGCTAGTTCATGTTTGGAAGGCTTTGTGTGCTGCAACTGATAATAAAGAAGAGACTTGTACAGTGCAAAGTAGATGA
- the LOC25502410 gene encoding protein DYAD, with amino-acid sequence MVSDKGEQKVSLRYPSLKSLSTHFNDQSFGKPEGKKIPTLDEKYVMGIEFAIKTLCRSISANEFAEKGNSWSFWASPPKSPVINDAATSLVPKQGSCLSEIKFSGMMQWGQRRQVRFLGRHEEQKVEPLPVIQKEKGVIFKARVGTIVKKRKNIEKEEMEEVVKVAPFEVQRVTRQCNKNQQGVSSSSVAKKSKKNHQGVSSGSGDKKSEKAVNDTKKQELVVYRRNKPKIWIDRWAAERYKLAEENMLKVMKEKGAVYGNSIMRQELRSEARKYIGDTGLLDHLLKHMAGKVAPGGVERFRRKHNAEGSMEYWLESADLADIRKELGVQDPYWTPPPGWKPGDSISPENVTSHELREIKEEIIKLKREMRELTSKREEEALALVTTPSSCMSSLNFEDYGSQVSKQDIYLELVHKKAKIEEQLKEISLALNGMEDQMGMLKPTLVEEPQMSESLTPPVLLLGPTSLTENIGEEKGNNVKKTKSADTQMVVGSRAAEDKAAKIERLKSGFQICKPRGTFMWPNMSLSPHVVTNLDEHTVVPTPTSASSSTTSAPKLVSNSNTHNLSLSIPIPSSPVKPLAERRPVSTTTLTHVTGPFSPHLSPPLETTKTTITTSITKNGSFINLNEAPFGQE; translated from the exons ATG GTCAGTGACAAAGGGGAGCAAAAAGTATCTCTAAGGTATCCAAGCCTCAAATCTCTTAGCACTCACTTTAACGATCAAAGCTTTGGAAAGCCAGAGGGGAAGAAAATCCCTACACTTGACGAGAAATACGTGATGGGAATCGAATTTGCAATCAAAACACTTTGTAGAAGCATCTCAGCTAATGAATTTGCAGAGAAAGGAAACTCATGGAGCTTCTGGGCCTCTCCTCCTAAGAGCCCAGTTATCAATGATGCTGCTACTAGTTTGGTTCCCAAGCAGGGTTCATGTTTGTCTGAGATCAAGTTCTCTGGTATGATGCAGTGGGGCCAACGCCGGCAAGTTCGGTTCTTGGGCCGTCATGAGGAGCAAAAGGTTGAACCTTTACCTGTGATTCAGAAGGAAAAAGGTGTCATTTTTAAGGCCAGAGTAGGGACTATtgtgaagaagagaaagaacattgaaaaagaagaaatggAAGAAGTTGTGAAGGTAGCTCCTTTTGAGGTACAGAGGGTGACTCGTCAAtgcaacaaaaatcaacaaggTGTAAGTAGTAGCAGCGTGGCCAAAAAGTCTAAGAAAAATCACCAAGGTGTGAGTAGTGGCAGTGGGGATAAAAAGTCTGAGAAAGCAGTGAATGACACCAAGAAGCAGGAACTTGTGGTTTATAGAAGAAACAAGCCAAAAATATGGATTGATAGATGGGCTGCTGAGAG GTATAAGTTAGCAGAGGAGAACATGTTGAAGGTTATGAAGGAAAAAGGAGCTGTGTATGGAAACTCAATAATGAGGCAAGAGCTGAGATCAGAAGCACGAAAGTATATTGGTGACACAGGTTTACTTGATCATTTGCTGAAACACATGGCTGGAAAAGTGGCACCAGGAGGAGTTGAAAGATTCAGACGGAAACACAATGCCGAAGGTTCAATGGAATACTGGTTAGAGAGTGCTGATCTTGCTGATATTAGAAAGGAATTGGGTGTTCAAGATCCTTACTGGACTCCTCCCCCTGGTTGGAAGCCTGGTGACAGCATTTCACCAGAAAATGTTACTAGTCATGAACTCAGAGAGATAAAGGAGGAAATAATTAAGTTGAAAAG AGAAATGAGGGAGCTCACATCAAAAAGAGAAGAGGAAGCATTGGCTCTTGTGACTACTCCTAGTTCTTGTATGTCAAGTTTGAATTTTGAGGACTATGGTTCCCAGGTTTCTAAGCAG GATATTTATTTGGAGCTGGTTCATAAAAAGGCTAAAATTGAAGAACAGCTAAAAGAAATTTCTTTGGCATTGAATGGCATGGAG GATCAAATGGGAATGCTGAAACCAACACTAGTAGAAGAACCACAAATGTCAGAATCATTAACACCACCAGTGTTATTGCTTGGACCAACATCATTGACAGAAAACATTGGAGAAGAGAAAGGTAATaatgtcaaaaaaacaaaatcagcagACACACAAATGGTAGTAGGAAGCAGAGCAGCAGAGGACAAAGCAGCAAAGATAGAAAGGCTGAAAAGTGGTTTCCAAATTTGCAAACCAAGAGGGACCTTTATGTGGCCAAACATGAGCTTGTCTCCACATGTTGTAACCAACCTTGATGAACATACTGTGGTCCCAACCCCAACCTCAGCTTCCTCATCTACCACCTCAGCACCCAAGCTTGTCTCAAATTCCAACACTCATAACTTGTCATTGTCCATACCTATTCCATCTTCTCCTGTTAAGCCATTAGCAGAGAGGCGCCCTGTGAGCACAACTACTTTGACACATGTCACTGGACCCTTTTCCCCTCATCTTTCTCCTCCACTAGAGACCACAAAAACCACAATCACTACCTCCATCACCAAGAATGGTTCATTTATTAACCTTAATGAAGCTCCTTTTGGCCAAGAGTAA